DNA from Blastocatellia bacterium:
TAAAGATTACTCCATCATAATTATTCCCCTATTTGATCTTTAGTCTTTACTCTTATACTCCAATTGCTAGCCAATGATTTTTCGTATTTTCTAATTGTTTTCTTGTTCATCTGTTAACTTTCTTTAAAAATTAGAGTGTAACCCTTAAATAGTTAAAGATTAAAACCCCTAAATAGTTAAAAATAATTATTTTGTAGTATTAAAAAGTATAATTTTCCTACGAATGTCTTTACTGTCAGTTATTTGTATAAACGAAAAAATTTAAAAGGTTTCGGCCATTCTTCTCTAGGTTTAAAAGCAATAGCAACTTCCTGATTACCTAAAGCCGATTCTGTCAAAACAATATGATCGTCGGTTTCTTTGGCTTTCTCAAACTCTGAATCATTAACCTTACAAATAGCTTTATAAAAAGGGCCAGACAACCATTGGGAAATTTCTGGAGTATCTTTAAATTTTAAGTAACAGGCCAAAGAAGATAAAGCTGATGCAAGCATTGCGAAACCATTAGGTATAGATTCTTTCACAAGAATATACATTTTCATTAACTTTCTCCTAACTTTTTAAGCATTTATTCTTCTAACCTAGACTACATTTATTCTTTCTTTTACTTTACTACTACTACCCTAATGGCTAACATCGAATACCAAGTTCAGCAGTGAGTGAAATTAGTGAGCCGACTTTGAGAGTCTACTGCAACGCTTGTTATGCACATTCTTAACAAAAAATTAGTTTACAAGAGATTTATAAACTAGCTTAAACTCCTCACAAATGATAGGCATACCTTGTCTAGGTTGTCTTCCTATTTCTTGGCATTCTTTAGAAAAATATGCCCAGTGAACATCTCTCCAATATTTCAAACTCAAATCACCTTCCCCTTCTTTCCTAGCAAATTCTTCGCTAACCTTATTAAATGTAACTATATCAATACTAATAGTCTGAATTATACATTTAGGCTTTCTTTGAAAATCCGTAATAATGCTATATCCATTTGGTATTGGTAAGTCTTCGGGTTTATTTTCATAAACCCATTGTAAACTTGCTGTTGCTGTTTTCTTACCTGCTAATACAAGGTTACACAGTTGTTTGCTCATTTTCTCACTATTTCCAAAATACCAATGCTGGTAGTTGTATTAACACTTATTTTCATTTTGTTACAAAACTCTTTCCAATATATTTCTATTTCACTATTTATATCCATATATTCTTAGTTTTTCTTCCATTTATTGTTACATTTCACCCTACATATATATGCTGAATGCTAAGTTTATTATTCTCAAATTAATTGCTATTGAACAATTTTTCTAATAATCTCATCAATACAATAAAACATTTCTGTTGGAGAATGTTTTATAAGTGTGTCGATTCTAGTATATCCCCAGGATACAGCACCAAAAGCGATATTTTCAGCACTAGAAGCTTGTAAATCTTTGAGTTCATCGCCAATGTAAATAGCTTGGCTAGAATCAATCTTAGTTTTTCGTAAAATATTCTTTAATTTAGAGCGTTTTCCAAACAAAGAACTACCGCATTGAGGTTCAACCATAAAAGCCATATTATTAGGGCTTAAGATTTTGCTCACATTGCTGTAAGAATTACTAGTTATAAGACTTAATATAACTCCTTTATTAGACAAAACCTGCAACATATTTTCTACACCAGAAAATAACGGAATTTGGTCAATATTTTCAGCCATTTTTTTCTTAAAGCTGTTTCCTACAAATGGCACTTTCCACAATGGTAAACCTAAATGATTCATAAGTTGCATTGCATCATAACCTCGTAAAGTTTCTATCTCTTCCATGTTCACTTTTTTGAAATTATATTCATTTGCTAAATCATTTATGGTACTTAGAAAAAAAGGAAATGAATCTGCTAAAGTTCCATCAAAATCAAATATTACAAGTTTGTATTTCATTTCTTTACTAAACTCTTTATTAATTTCTGTTTTTGCTGTGCTACTTTATTGGCTAGAGAAAGCAGGTTTTATTCATAACTTTTTATTTTATGCCCGATCCTTTATCAATTTGGATTGAAAAAAAACAGTTCTTGGAAACAGCGTTGGCTATTACTTCTGATGCCAGCCAAAAATTTTCACTACGTAAGCAAATTCAAGACTGCGACCAAGAGATTGCAAGACTTAAAAACCAAACTTATTCTCAAGGCCAATTTAATCAATTTAATCACGCTAGCTCTCTACCCAATCAACCTAGTACATCAAGCTCAAATAGCTCAAATAGCCCAAATAGCTCAAATAGCCCAAATAGCTCAAATAGCTCAAATCTATCTGATAATTCTTTTAATGAAAAATCTCAACATCGCTCTACTGATACCAGCATTCCCATTAATTAAGACAATAGAATCACTAATTTATTTTACCTATACAAAAAGCTACAAAATATCATAATTAAAAAATAAAATATCTTCATCCAATGAATTAAGATGAGATAATTTATTACGCATTATCCTTAGTCTTTTAACTAACTTTTTTAGTTCCATAGGTACAGAAATTTCATTCACGATTTGGCTTTCAATATGCCCTATTTCTAAATCCCAAATATTATTTATTGTCTCAAATCTTGTCGTAAAAGGCACTTTTAATACATTCTTAAGTTTAACTAATATCTCTTGTCGTTTTTGTTCTATAAATGGAAAATATACTCCTACCTGAGCACTCCATATTCTTCTTTCTATTTCTTTTTTTGGATCATGCAAACTCAAAATGGCTGAGTGAAATTCTTCCTTTCCTTCAAACTCATTTTTTATACCTGATAACCAAAGTAACCGCTCATTAACAAAATCACTATTATCCCAATCCCGTTCTCTAGCTATTTGCTTAAGTATATAATTAGGTTTAAGTATTTTATCTATACTTTCATTTGCCAATCTTTCACTAGTAAACGGATCCCAAAGCGAAAGATTAACAATAACAGAAATAATCATTTGTTTTTCTATAAGCGGGATAGCCTTTTCTCGAAAAAATTGTGAAGTAAAAACTAACATATCTGTTCTGTCTATATAATTACACCATCTGTGTAATGAAAGACAAATATCTTCTGATGGAAGATTCAAAGTAAGTTCTCCTATCAAAGGAATGCAAAATAAAGTTCTATCGAGCAAACAATAATGCCTACATATATTTGCGTAATCAACTATAAATTCTCTCCAAGACAGCCAATTATTTTGGTTTATGTTTGTAAGCCAAATTAATTTTCCTTTGAAAACAGGATCTTTTGCTAAAGTATTAGCATTTCTAATTTGGTCAATTCTATGATTTTGGATAAATCGTTTAAATAGTAAATTTACTGGATCTTTTTCTTCTTCGGTATCTATTGAGTGCCATTCCCACTCATCATTCTCCATTTCTATTCTTACAGCTTTTGATAATTTTTCATAGGGTGAATATTTTGGTAGACACATGATAATATTCTTGCCATCTCTAATATCTTGAACAAGTCTATCTATAAAGGATTTTGGCCCAGGTAATTGCCACCAAAAATTATACATATATTTACTCTGTGCCTAATTTAACAAGTTTATCAACTATTGGATCAACCTTCCAAGTTTTGTTACTCGATGGAAATACTAAATTTAGTAAATCTGCCCATACTATGCTTCGATATACAATCTCAGGTGGTAAGTCTGTAAGTTCCATCAAATTTTCTATGGATGCTTCTCCTAATATTGCTAAATTATGCAAAACTTTTTTGGCTTCAACATACCTAAGCCCAAAAGAGACTTCTAAATTTTT
Protein-coding regions in this window:
- a CDS encoding ASCH domain-containing protein; translation: MSKQLCNLVLAGKKTATASLQWVYENKPEDLPIPNGYSIITDFQRKPKCIIQTISIDIVTFNKVSEEFARKEGEGDLSLKYWRDVHWAYFSKECQEIGRQPRQGMPIICEEFKLVYKSLVN
- a CDS encoding HAD hydrolase-like protein; protein product: MKYKLVIFDFDGTLADSFPFFLSTINDLANEYNFKKVNMEEIETLRGYDAMQLMNHLGLPLWKVPFVGNSFKKKMAENIDQIPLFSGVENMLQVLSNKGVILSLITSNSYSNVSKILSPNNMAFMVEPQCGSSLFGKRSKLKNILRKTKIDSSQAIYIGDELKDLQASSAENIAFGAVSWGYTRIDTLIKHSPTEMFYCIDEIIRKIVQ